DNA sequence from the Nicotiana tomentosiformis chromosome 3, ASM39032v3, whole genome shotgun sequence genome:
CAATAGTATAATTAGAAGAATATTATGGGAATCTTTAGAAGAAATAAACTCCTGTTACAATTTTgagtaaaataaaaattttatgggGTTGTTTGGTCGGGAGACAACTTTTGTAGGTATTAGTTATGTTGGGATTAATTatgtaaaaattaataatatgaGAGTTAGTTGCGCAAGATTTAGTTTTTTAGTTATGTAGAAATTAATTAAGTAAGGATAGTaatgtattaattatattattgaaCATTTATTGTTGTATTAAAAAGATTAGTTTTGAAGAACATGAAGTCGAAATTTTTTCGATATcataataatttaataattagtcATTTTCATTATGAGTGCTTCTGTACTGTATTTTTTATAGTagattttaaaaaattatcttttgatttgattttctgTTATAATAATGGATCATGTTATATGTGTATGAAAATGGAATGGGTCTGGAGTTTGGCTCTTTGGCAACTGAAAGAGCCATGCCTTAGGGATGAATGCAGCACCTTTATTTACCAAGCAAAGGTGCTTTAACGTCTCTTCTAATATTGAAAAGAAATGTAAGTTGTGATCTTTTATTTATACTATTTACCAAGGTTTTGCGTCGTAAAAGAATTAAATTAAAAAGTGTTTGATCATTCTAAAATAAAAGTATTCAAAACATGAATGTTATTGTCTTTCGTCGTTTAGTTGGTTTCATTTATACATTATACTTGCATTATTTTATTCTATCTTTTATCtcgtataaaataatatatataaattgtcACATAACTtatacaaatattattttttatgagtAAAATCAAAATAGCAaccaaataatataaaaaattatattaaattttATAGAATGATTAGTTTTTCCAATTAGTCAACCAAACAATGTATAAAACCATGTTGAGTTTATACCATGACTAATTCTTCCTACAAGCGAACCTCTACTTTTTATTTACAGATTTTATGAATTTGTTTTAATTACTCCTATGTAAAGTTATAGGAGTATATAATTAAAAAGATACTATTtgtaatgaaaaagaaaaaagggatatATATTGGAGGGACGAAAAGGAAGCGGAATCAAGAATAACGACAAAGGGAGATTCCGTTTAAGTTTAGCGCACACCGTTGAATTTTGATGCCAGCGTTATCAGTCGATTTGATCGAGGGGGACCATTTGACGGAGAGCCATATGAAAAGTACATGTTGCAAATTGTACACCTACTTAGCGTGTCTCTACATGACATTAATAAAACCTACCCCTTTTAATCATCTCTTTCAGGCGAAAGTCCAAATATCTCTCTCCTTTCCGACCCCTCCATTTCCCTTTCCAGCTCCGCCGTATTTTTCCTTAAGGTAATTCCATCTCTGCTCTCAGATTTGTGTCTTCTattttgatatttgtgtagtgttACTTTTTGCGGAATTCcaatttcttttctctcttttttgtgGATCTGGAGTTTTTATCTGGAATACCTTCGTTGATTTATCCTAGTTTAGGTTTGGATCAGTTGGTGGGTTTTGGAATGCAATACAATGCAGTAGCTCTGATGCTAAACAACGTTATTAATAGTAGTATATTTTATGTTTTGTATGTTGCAACTGCAGATCTGCTAAACcttgatttttttaattattttttctatgGATATGATTCTGACTTAGAAATGAAACTAGGATTTTTGGCTCAATTTGTAAATGAAACTTCCGGTTTACTTCTCTTTAATTTTGACAACCGCTATGATGAAAGGTTAAATATGTGAACGTGCATGTGTGAAGTTTATGCTTGATGTAAACTTGTGAGTTGATAGCTAAAGGAGTTATAGTGTGCTTTTTTCTGTTTTCTACTACCATATTCATGTTATAGACAATTTCATTTAATCTGCTCTCTATTTAAAGAATTTTATACGTCTGTGCGGCCAGTATCCATTTTAATTAGCTCATTGACTGTTATCAACTTACCATTCATTCGCCATCCCTCACAGAAACAGAGAGTCAAAGAAGGATTTGATCTAGTTGTTATAGGTGCCTGATGCATGTATTATATTCTAGAAATACACTCTTAGATTTTGAGTGTAACTTTTCTATTTCTTTTATCCcgaattttttctatttttgcacTATTCAACAGTCAGTTTCACTAATTTTCCCACATTTGAGATTCAGATGTGGATAAAATCCTTCATTGAAATAATATCTTTACTTTTGGGAGGAAAATATTTTGGTTTTAAATCCTTTCTATGTGCCTTATTGTGCCGGCATACCCCTGCATCATTATACTATTTCGGCCTTCCCTATCCTTTGCAATCAGGGTCCATATTTCTCCAATATTTATTTCTATATAGCCTCTTCAAACTCCAGGTTTGTTGAGGAGTAGAGCAGAGCCTGTATAGATGCCTTTGTAATCTTGTATGAGATACCAAGTCCTCTATTTTAGTGGCGACAGCGTGGTAGCAAAGATATGTCTGCCACCTGCCTTTTCTGTTCTCTGTTAACGTGTCTTTTTTAATCCAATTATGGATGACTTATTAAAATTGAAACTGTTTCTTTGATTTTTGGTGTCTTAAGATCTTATTAGTGGTGTGAACCACATCCTGGAGTCTATAATTCCTTTGGgatgaaactgtggctatttggCTTCGTTTGCTAGTTATTTTTCGTGGAAGAGTTTCTTGTGGCAACTGCTGCGGCAGAATAATTGGCTTGATTTGTCTGATTAGTTGAGCTGACAAGCAATTGTGTGTTGTCCATTCGAAGCTGGTCATATGTGTTTTCCTATAGCTGCTGATGCTGTCCTTTTTATTTCTAGCACTGTGCTATAGTTTTACTATTAACATTTTTATGGGTTTTGAGATCCAACTTTACCTTCTGTCAGCACCATAGCAGTGTGGATCAGGGTTTATCTATCTAATCTCCATAGTAATATTAGCCCTCTTGTTTTTGACACAATTGGTCTACCTTCTAGTTTCTTCAGCTCGTAACTTTGTTTCAGATCACTGTTGTCAAAGgggcgcttaagccctgaagcgaggcaGAAAGAATGTTGAGCGCTTTACCTTGCTTAAtggaccttagagcttttttgcgcttttcggtTTCGATAACAATGTTTCAAATTTGTGTCATGGATTTTCAGTTTTTGGATGTTATCCAGTGAGAATAACTGAACAAATCTCTGATATAAAGGGGTGAGCTTTAAAATCTagcaacaacaatccagtataatcccactagtggggtctggggagggtagtgtgtacgcagaccttacccctaccctgggatagagaggctgtttccgatagaccctcggctccctcccttcaagaactccccaccttgctcttggggtgactcgaactcacaatctcttagttggaagtggagggtgctcatcactagagcaacccactcttgtcttttTTTTTAAGACAATACTCAACCCGTTAAATCTGCCCCCTTGTTTTTGGAACAGTTTGGCCTACTTTCTAGTGTATTCACTTGATCCCTCTGTTTCAGATCCGGTGTTGGATATTTTCAGATTTTGGCTGTATCTATGCAAAGTCATTCTTTTCAAAATAGATACTCTCCCCATTCATCTTTGAACCCAGTTTCACATGTTGCAATCTGATCATTTAGCATATGGCATGATAACACTTGTTCATCCAATCAATATTCGGACAAGATAATTTCCGAACCACGTTGTTAACTGTGCTGTTATTTATACGCATCAACCCTTATTTTAAACAAGCTGAATGGTGACCTACGGTCCCTTAATTCGAAAATATGCATCTCCAAGCTCATTCATTTACCTATACATGCTCAAACTTTCTGTATTATATTTTCTACGGTGCAAAAAAATGTTTACTTGTTTTAGTTTCATTTTACAATCAAGTGACGTGCTACGCCTATCATTTTGGAGGGGGAAACATCAATTAGTCATTTTTATTAAGAATTGAAGAATTTTCTCCTTACAATTTTTACTAACGTAATCCTCTATAGTGCACTTTATTAAAAAAATCCTCTATAGTGCATTAACATATCCCTATAGTACTAAATCTAGAACAGGAAAGTGAATTTCATCTGTCGAATTCTTGTATTCTTTTGGAAATGATACTAATATGACATTAGGAGAACAATGGTAAAATGATTCTCAAGGTTAACACAGCTAACAAACAGTAACTGCTGTGGTCACTATTTTGGAAACTAGAAGGAAGATCCCTCAAGTGATGAGCTAGAGGGAGACAGTTATAACCTGGACTGCTGGAAGGAAGAGAATCCTATTTCATTTAACTTGCTGTGCACCTTTTAGGTGATAAGTTTGTCTATTATGGAAACTGATTGAAGCACTCAGTGGCATGTACATAGTACTGATTCATTTGTCTTCCAATTCATGTAATGTCTCATGATTTTATATATCAAACTGGGAATATTCCTCTGATGCATCAGATGTCGTATGTAATGTACTAAAATTCTCGATAGAAAATTAATATCACGTTTCTGCTTTGCAGGTTGCAAAATGGCAGCAACATCAGCAACTACTTTCTCAGTTGGCTCAGCCACATCTCTTGGCTGCAAAGGAAGCTCAGTATCTCAATCAAAAGCCTTTGGTGTGAAATTCAACTCCAAAAACAACCTTAGAAGTTTCAGCGGTTTGAAGGCTGCCACAACTGTAAGCTGTGAATCAGAATCGTCTTTTTTAGGGAAAGAAAGTGTTGCTGTCCTTAAACAATCTATTACTCCAAAGGCTCAAAAAGAAAACAAGGGATATGGGTACTTTGTTCAGCCTCAAGCATCTTACAAAGTGGCTGTTCTTGGAGCCAGCGGCGGTATAGGCCAGCCACTGTCTCTTCTGGTCAAGATGTCACCATTAGTTTCAGAGCTGAACCTTTATGATATAGCTAATGTGAAAGGAGTTGCGGCTGATCTCAGTCACTGCAACACTCCCTCCAAGGTTTCAGATTTCACTGGAGCTTCTGAATTGGCCAACTGTTTGAAAGGTGTAAATGTGGTGGTCATACCTGCTGGTGTTCCAAGAAAGCCAGGTATGACACGTGATGACCTGTTCAACATTAATGCAAACATTGTGAAGACATTAGTTGAGGCTGTTGCTGATAATTGCCCCGATGCATTTATCCACATCATTAGCAATCCAGTCAACTCCACAGTGCCAATTGCAGCAGAGGTGTTGAAGCGAAAGGGTGTTTATGATCCTAAAAAACTTTTTGGCGTTACAACCCTAGATGTAGTCAGGGCAAACACATTTGTCGCTCAGAAGAAAAATTTGAGGCTTATTGACATAGATGTCCCAGTTGTGGGTGGCCATGCCGGTATCACCATTTTGCCTTTGCTATCAAAGACAAAACCATCAACTGCTTTCACTGACGAAGAAATACAGGAGCTAACTGCGAGGATTCAAAATGCTGGCACAGAAGTTGTGGAGGCAAAGGCTGGTGCAGGGTCTGCTACACTTTCCATGGCGTACGCAGCAGCAAGATTTGTTGAGTCCTCACTCCGCGCACTTGATGGAGATAGTGATGTCTATGAGTGTGCTTTTGTCCAGTCTGATCAAACAGAGCTTCCATTCTTTGCTTCAAGGGTTAAACTAGGAAAGAACGGGGTTGAGGCTTTGATTTCATCTGACCTTCAAGGTTTGACCGAGTATGAACAGAAAGCTCTGGATGCTTTAAAGCCAGAACTGAAAGCTAGCATTGAGAAGGGTATACGTTTCGTCCAGAAGGAACCTGTAGCTGCTTAAAATATAATATAGGCTGAAGAAATGATGACCAGGAATAAAGAAATTTAGCGGAATTCATGTATGATCAATTCCAGTTTTGCAGGCGAGTTGAAAAGTGCCTCTGTAACCGAGAAAAAAAAGTAGTGTTGTAGAATTATTTCCTCTGCGGTATGTAACTCTAAGTGACGTTGTTGAGGCACTCTCGTCatgttctttctttcttgttaaaCTAAGTCTTTAATCTCTCTATAATCTGCGCGTGCCATCGAGCTGGTTGTGATTTTTAAATGCGGGAATTCTTTTAATTTATTCTGAAATTTGTTTATGCGAAAAAAAATCAGAATTCTGAAACCGTTATTCACTTGCTTCCACAATTTTTGGCTTCTTACGGTAAATTTTATCACGGAGCACCTTCTAACTTTTGTACTtgtaggggtcgtttggtacaagGTATAAACTATAAAGATAATAATTCCGGGATAAAACTTGGGAGTGTATTTATCTCATGTTTGATTATAGGTATTAGCTAATCCCAGGATAAGTTTTACACTAAAATGGTGAGATTAATTGTCCATATAAAAGGTGGAATAACTAATCCTATAATTGTTTGGCATTGAGGAGTATTTGATTGATTGAATTGTTTAGTTCTTCAAAATAATCATGTTATAAAGACATACTGATCAAAATAAATTTCGCATTCtctcaaaacctcaaaaacaaaTCTCCCCAACTAAAGCAATCATTAGATGAAGAGATGGGGGATGAGGATGATCCTAAATTTCAAGCGAATGGCATGGATGCACATTCTCCACCCTTGAGCTCCGGATGCATATTCTTGAGTTCACTCATTATTCTTCGAAACTTCTTGGTGAAGTATCCGAACAGAGATCCGTTTTTCTTCTCTTAGGTTTCACCCTTAATCAAGAACCATTCAAAAATGCCTTTGAGATTCAATCATAAATCACTTTGCCTCGATTCTATGTGAAACTCCTCCTTCACTGCCTACCCCTTAAAGCATGTTTTAACTCAGATATTTGACAGGGAGTCTGGGATCAACGATTACTTACCCTCTTCCAGCTTCTTCTATTATGATTTTCATGACTTACTAAATTATGCCAGAAAAATTATTGAGGGATTTCGACTTTCTTCACTCTTCTACTATGATTTTCTTTACTtgtgaaattattaaaaaaactTTTGCGGAGTTAAAATAATGCTCTCAGCCACTAAAGGTGGGTATGCTGCCGATCCTTTCttttaggaaaagaaaaagaaattgtcCAACAAGATTTGGCGCGGTGCGGTTGCCTTTGTGGGATTTTGGTTACATAATTTCTTCTCAAGTGAAAATCATTCATTTGATTGCAGTCCTTTTGGCAAATTCAACAATTTCCCCCCGGCTTGGATCTCATTCACTTCAGTCCATAAGCACGGGCAATTCCACCCTCTAACTGAGACTACTATACTGATCTCAACTTAGTAATAGTAAAATCCAACTCCATCCTGTTAATTGACATAAATCCATGGATTCTTCTCTGTGCCAGTGAGTCTATTTGAATCTAGCTTTAAGCTGTATTCAGTAACAATGGGATTCTTTCTTTCCTGTACGACCAGAATTCTCCTGATGCATGATCAATGTGAGTCTGATATTATCATGTTGGTTCTCTCCAATAACACACTCAACACCATTCTCATCATTCTTCAATAGATAATCTTCATAAGCCCTACTTTCATTCTGCTCCATAATTTATTGGGTAAACATTTTACAATTACCAATAGTCGTTGCAAGAGCATCGTCCTTCTCTGAAATGATGGAAGCGGTTACGATCTCTAATAACAACTTCCCGATTATAGACTGCTGACAACATCTTGGCAAAATTATGGCAGTCAACACAAATTCGGAGGTCTTTTGCAACTCTTATTGACGTGCCGGGTGGAGTTGAAAGAACGCCAAAAGCAATAGCCAATTTCTCACTGTGATAAGATAATGCCATCTGCTTCTCTTCCACACCCACATTGTGCAACTCTGACATTGGCTCAGCAATGTATCCAGCTATTCTCAGTTGCTGATTGATCTCATCCAACATCTCATAAATTTCAGTCTTTCTTGGATGTGAAAAGTCATTTGCGACGAATTCATGTATTGCCCCCTTGAACTCAATGGTACTACAAGCAGGGCTGGTTTGGATTTCCCTGTCTTTCATCATTTTTCTCACGTTTATTACCTTATCCCAATCACCAAGCGATGAATAAATATTCAACAGCAGTACATAATCTCCGGCTTCTTGTGCTTTAAGTTCAATCAAAAGCTCAATGACTTGTTCTCCAAGATCAGCTTGGCGATGAATTCTACAAGCTCCTAGTAGAGTCCTCCATATTGTTGCATCAGGTTTGACCTTCATCGAATTTATAACATTGTAAGCTTCATCAACCAGACCAGCACGACCCATTAGATCAACCACACACCCATAGTGATGAATGTTTGGTGGAATCCCAAACTCTTCGCTCATACGATTGAAAAACATCCTACCCTCATCAAGTAGTCCAGAGTGACTGCAAGCATTAAGAACCCCAGTGAAAGTCTGGTCATCAGGGGAAACACCCGATCTTTGCATCTCTGAAAATGCCTCAATTGCATCTCTGCCATAACCATTGCTTGCCAACCCCGATATCATTGCGCTCCAAGACACCACATCTTTCTCGGCCATACCCTTAAACACCTCAAAAGCCTTTTCAATGCAACCACACCGAGAGTACATAGTTATAAGTGCATTGCAAATATTGATTGCCTTGTCAAAGCCATGCTCTTCACAATATCTATGAACTCCCTCACCATAGGCCAATGCATTCAAATTTGCACAAGCCTGAAGTAACAACAAACAAGTAACCTCATCTGGTTGACACTCAGACGAGCTCCGTATCATATCAAATACGCGCAAAGCATCCCGAGTGCGTCGGTTACGCAAATAGCAAGAAATCAACACGTTCCAAGCTACTGTGTCTCTATGAGACATTTCATCGAACACTTTGCAAGCTTCGCTGTATTTCTCATTAGATGAATAAAAATCCATCAATGTGGTCAGCAGGCGTCCATCAGAATGATGCCCATCTCTCAATATTCGAGCCTGAATCTGTATACCACCAAAGAAAGACCCAATCTTTATACAACAATTCGTAACGAATGAAGACGTTAGCGAATTCGGTGACACACCTGACCTTAACATTTCTTGATATAACTGAAAACCATTTATGGGTGAATTATTCATTGCATAAGCTCTAATCATGATGTTGTACATGAAAACATTGGGTTTTTCAGATTTTGAAAATACCCGAAAAGCATAAGTTAAATCATGGAATGGAGGGAGAGCAACACGAAATAAGAAAGCTGAGAAAAAAAATGGATCTTGAAAGAGAGTTTTGCGAATGAGGTGGGCGTGGATTTGTAGCAAATGGGACTTTTCAGAAGATGACTTGATTAACGAAATCAAAGCTTCGGCTTTCTCTGTACGCAAGTGAATAGGAGATTTTGTGGGTGCGGGATGAACAAATTGCGGGTGGTGGTGGTGGTCTACACGCGCCGCCGCAAGAGAAGAGAGAAAGCGGAAGGTGGATATAGCAAGACGGCGAGAAGAGATTTCTCTCATTCTCAAATTTGTCTAACGTTTTCACGTCAGAAATTGGAAAATACAGCAAAGATTATTCTGGGAATCCATGGACATAGCTCAAACTAGGGAAGAGTCTGTTTTGTTACTATGGCGGAATTTTTTGAATTGCTTAATTTTAACTTCTAATTTACCACATTAACCAAATTTACTAGTATAGTGCTTATAACGGGTAGTTTGGTAGGATGCATTGGgtaaaataatgcatgcattacCTTTGTGTATTAGTAATACTTTGTTTGATACACTTTTGAACATATGCATTAGTTGTGCAAGCATTAGCCTATGCATAATTAATGCATAAGAAATCATGATATTAACAATGCAATGggttttaatgcatgcattaacttAGTTATAGATAAATTTATCCTTCAAAATTTATGCTTGATTAAAATATGCTATTATATTAATGTAAGTTTGAAATAATccaagaaagtgaaaaataaaattatatccccattaaataaataaataaataaatacttagcatattttcttctttataaataaatattaagttCTATACTACAATTAGGAAGACaaatcaaataatatttttgaaccttttttatataaaaacataTTTCTAAAAAatatgtttcttttaaaaagataaaGTGATGAACTGGTTATGAGGGTATTTTTGAAAACAAACAACTCTTTTAGAAACTGTGCAATGCTTTAATATATCAAGCCAAACAATGGATAAGAAATATGTAGGCATAACTAATGCTAACATAACTAATGCAAGCATAACTAATActagcattactaatacaccatattcagcattattcttatacactttaccaaacaacccctaaggCTCTAATCTATAAGTTAggattttctttttcatttttttaataataaataaaaaaatgaaaaaaatctcTTAACTTATAATTGAGGAACCACTGTATCAGTAAATTTAAACTTTTCAAGTGATTAAGATATTTGTATGTTTGATAAAAGAATGGAGGATTGAATACAATAATAATGACTACGTCTTAGACTCAAGCAAGTTTGTACAAAATACAATTATGATATTTCATGATAGCAATTGACCAAATACAATTAATTACTAACATATAACCATTTTTCACTAAAGAACTTGCCAATGTTGTACAAGGGAAATAATTAtggataaatatatatatatatattcatatccAATAATTAATATCTTACACATAGATGTCTTCCAtgtgtgtttacccgaaaaaacggatagagttgaatttgtacgtagttctaaggatatgtgctataacttaatacaaatcgtaaggataaatagaaatatcaaatatggattgcaaagaatgcgaagtaaacaaggttgtaaagaagatgatttttaggactaaaca
Encoded proteins:
- the LOC104107636 gene encoding malate dehydrogenase, chloroplastic, with product MAATSATTFSVGSATSLGCKGSSVSQSKAFGVKFNSKNNLRSFSGLKAATTVSCESESSFLGKESVAVLKQSITPKAQKENKGYGYFVQPQASYKVAVLGASGGIGQPLSLLVKMSPLVSELNLYDIANVKGVAADLSHCNTPSKVSDFTGASELANCLKGVNVVVIPAGVPRKPGMTRDDLFNINANIVKTLVEAVADNCPDAFIHIISNPVNSTVPIAAEVLKRKGVYDPKKLFGVTTLDVVRANTFVAQKKNLRLIDIDVPVVGGHAGITILPLLSKTKPSTAFTDEEIQELTARIQNAGTEVVEAKAGAGSATLSMAYAAARFVESSLRALDGDSDVYECAFVQSDQTELPFFASRVKLGKNGVEALISSDLQGLTEYEQKALDALKPELKASIEKGIRFVQKEPVAA
- the LOC104107637 gene encoding pentatricopeptide repeat-containing protein At3g47530, which produces MREISSRRLAISTFRFLSSLAAARVDHHHHPQFVHPAPTKSPIHLRTEKAEALISLIKSSSEKSHLLQIHAHLIRKTLFQDPFFFSAFLFRVALPPFHDLTYAFRVFSKSEKPNVFMYNIMIRAYAMNNSPINGFQLYQEMLRSGVSPNSLTSSFVTNCCIKIGSFFGGIQIQARILRDGHHSDGRLLTTLMDFYSSNEKYSEACKVFDEMSHRDTVAWNVLISCYLRNRRTRDALRVFDMIRSSSECQPDEVTCLLLLQACANLNALAYGEGVHRYCEEHGFDKAINICNALITMYSRCGCIEKAFEVFKGMAEKDVVSWSAMISGLASNGYGRDAIEAFSEMQRSGVSPDDQTFTGVLNACSHSGLLDEGRMFFNRMSEEFGIPPNIHHYGCVVDLMGRAGLVDEAYNVINSMKVKPDATIWRTLLGACRIHRQADLGEQVIELLIELKAQEAGDYVLLLNIYSSLGDWDKVINVRKMMKDREIQTSPACSTIEFKGAIHEFVANDFSHPRKTEIYEMLDEINQQLRIAGYIAEPMSELHNVGVEEKQMALSYHSEKLAIAFGVLSTPPGTSIRVAKDLRICVDCHNFAKMLSAVYNREVVIRDRNRFHHFREGRCSCNDYW